From a region of the Campylobacter showae genome:
- the aat gene encoding leucyl/phenylalanyl-tRNA--protein transferase — translation MEKIYNFPDPANAPANSPLAVGGDLSADALLQAYDKGIFPWFLPGEPIYWWSPDPRAVLIPGEVRVQKSIKSALKKFEVRFDYDFENFLKICKSEREKREPTWLSGDIVRAYVNLHRLGISHSVEVYEDGELAGGLYGQIFGKVFCGESMISLKTGASKVALIALCRALEPFDFLIDCQVMNDHLKFMGAKAIRRSEFLAKFNELKNQPSGFGEFKNLL, via the coding sequence TTGGAAAAAATTTATAACTTTCCCGACCCCGCAAACGCCCCTGCAAACTCCCCTTTAGCCGTCGGCGGCGATCTAAGCGCCGATGCTCTTTTGCAAGCTTACGACAAAGGCATTTTCCCGTGGTTTTTGCCCGGTGAGCCCATATACTGGTGGTCGCCAGATCCCCGTGCGGTGCTGATTCCAGGTGAAGTGCGCGTGCAAAAAAGCATAAAATCCGCGCTTAAAAAATTTGAAGTGCGGTTTGATTACGACTTTGAAAATTTCCTAAAAATCTGCAAAAGCGAGCGCGAAAAACGCGAACCCACGTGGCTATCGGGAGACATCGTGCGCGCCTACGTAAATTTGCACCGCCTGGGCATATCGCATAGCGTAGAGGTATACGAAGACGGCGAGCTAGCGGGTGGGCTTTACGGGCAAATTTTTGGCAAGGTTTTTTGCGGCGAAAGTATGATTAGTCTAAAAACCGGCGCGTCAAAAGTCGCCCTCATCGCGCTTTGCCGCGCTTTAGAGCCGTTTGATTTTCTCATCGACTGCCAGGTTATGAACGATCATCTAAAATTTATGGGCGCAAAGGCGATAAGGCGAAGCGAGTTTTTAGCCAAATTTAACGAGCTAAAAAATCAGCCTAGCGGCTTTGGCGAATTTAAAAATTTACTCTAG
- a CDS encoding AAA family ATPase yields MFDSDLSYLLEKAGQFAYSNFHEYLTSEHVLFVLVNLNEETRDILAEAGLTDVEGLKSDLKNYLLQTNEQVPHHKQPRMTVLLEQIFKELNTELKDKNVGIRDLLFKIAARGDTYGAKILEFYDVDPQKIKQHAKDDKQSRAKSFQNLAKYSSNLTKLAAEGKIDPIIGRENELARLMQTLSRRKKNNPILVGEAGVGKTAVVEGLALKIASGEVPQRLKQAQIFALDIGAMIAGTKYRGDFEKRLKDVMDEVAEQEDAIVFIDEIHTIVGAGATNGGGLDMSNLLKPALANGSLRCIGATTYAEYRSFFEKEKALSRRFAKIDVVEPSTDESVEILKGLRAKYESFHGVKFSDEILAKSVELAKKYLNDRFLPDSAIDLIDEVGAALALQNKSKTVKMSDLSAVLSKMANIPDTNLKSDAAANLKNLAQRLKSEIFGQDDAVDTLVAAIKRSYAGLKQPNAPVGVFLFTGSSGVGKSELSAALARNLGVHFERFDMSEYMEKHSVSRLIGAPPGYVGFEEGGILTNTVKKHPYSVILFDEIEKASDEMINVFLQIFDGASLTDNTGAKSDFRNAVIIMSSNLGSKEAPTLGFSKDESGKADSAVKGFFSPEFRNRIDKIVHFNDLSKNALSLIAQKIINEINSSLAEKKVVLKASAEAKKYLWQKGYSKEFGARNLKRLVQDEISTKLSDEILFGALKNGGVANIGLKNGELAFKFEALK; encoded by the coding sequence ATGTTTGACTCGGATTTAAGCTATCTTTTGGAAAAGGCCGGGCAGTTTGCCTACTCGAATTTTCACGAGTATCTAACCAGCGAGCACGTGCTTTTCGTGCTGGTAAATTTAAACGAAGAGACTAGAGATATCCTAGCAGAAGCTGGACTCACCGACGTCGAGGGACTAAAAAGCGATCTAAAAAACTATCTACTGCAAACCAACGAGCAGGTGCCGCACCACAAACAGCCGCGCATGACGGTGCTTTTGGAACAAATTTTTAAAGAGCTAAACACAGAGCTAAAAGATAAAAACGTCGGCATCAGGGATTTGCTATTTAAAATCGCGGCCAGAGGCGACACGTACGGGGCTAAAATTTTAGAATTTTACGACGTCGATCCGCAAAAGATAAAACAACACGCAAAAGACGACAAGCAGTCTCGCGCTAAAAGCTTCCAAAACCTCGCCAAATACTCGTCAAATTTAACCAAACTAGCCGCCGAGGGCAAAATAGACCCGATCATCGGGCGAGAAAACGAGCTAGCAAGGCTAATGCAAACGCTAAGCCGCCGAAAGAAAAATAATCCTATCCTAGTGGGCGAAGCGGGCGTTGGCAAAACAGCCGTAGTCGAGGGGCTCGCGCTAAAAATCGCAAGCGGCGAAGTGCCGCAACGGCTAAAACAGGCGCAAATTTTCGCACTAGACATCGGCGCGATGATAGCTGGCACGAAGTATCGCGGCGACTTTGAAAAACGTCTAAAAGACGTGATGGACGAGGTGGCCGAGCAAGAAGACGCGATAGTCTTTATCGATGAAATCCACACTATCGTGGGCGCGGGAGCCACGAACGGCGGCGGGCTTGATATGTCAAATTTACTAAAACCGGCTCTCGCAAACGGCTCGCTTCGCTGCATCGGAGCGACGACGTATGCGGAGTATCGCAGCTTTTTTGAAAAAGAAAAAGCCCTCTCGCGCAGATTTGCTAAAATCGACGTCGTAGAGCCTAGCACAGACGAGAGCGTCGAGATCCTAAAAGGACTTCGCGCCAAATACGAGAGCTTTCACGGCGTCAAATTTAGCGACGAAATTTTAGCCAAAAGCGTGGAGCTAGCCAAAAAATACTTAAACGATAGATTTTTGCCAGATAGCGCCATCGATCTTATCGACGAGGTCGGCGCAGCTCTAGCCCTGCAAAACAAAAGCAAAACCGTAAAAATGTCCGATCTAAGCGCGGTTTTAAGCAAGATGGCAAATATCCCGGATACAAATCTAAAATCTGACGCCGCGGCAAATTTGAAAAACCTAGCCCAGAGGTTAAAGTCTGAAATTTTCGGTCAAGACGATGCCGTCGATACGCTAGTGGCGGCAATCAAGCGCTCCTATGCGGGGCTAAAGCAGCCAAACGCACCCGTTGGAGTGTTTTTATTTACAGGCTCAAGCGGCGTAGGCAAAAGCGAGCTAAGCGCGGCTCTAGCGCGAAATTTGGGCGTGCACTTCGAGCGGTTTGATATGAGCGAATATATGGAGAAACACAGCGTCTCGCGTCTCATCGGCGCGCCTCCGGGATATGTAGGTTTTGAAGAGGGCGGCATACTCACAAACACCGTTAAAAAGCACCCTTATAGCGTGATTTTATTTGACGAGATCGAAAAGGCCAGCGACGAGATGATAAACGTCTTTTTGCAAATTTTTGACGGCGCTAGCCTCACCGATAACACGGGCGCAAAGAGCGATTTTCGCAACGCCGTCATCATAATGAGCTCAAATTTGGGCTCAAAAGAAGCTCCGACGCTGGGCTTTAGCAAAGACGAAAGCGGTAAAGCGGACTCGGCGGTAAAGGGTTTTTTTAGCCCCGAGTTTCGCAACCGAATCGATAAAATCGTGCATTTTAACGACCTTAGCAAGAACGCGCTAAGCCTCATCGCGCAAAAGATCATCAACGAGATAAACTCAAGCCTAGCCGAGAAAAAAGTTGTCCTAAAAGCCTCCGCCGAAGCTAAAAAGTACCTATGGCAAAAGGGCTATAGCAAGGAATTCGGCGCGCGAAATCTAAAACGCCTAGTGCAAGACGAGATCTCGACCAAGCTTAGCGACGAGATACTTTTCGGCGCGCTAAAAAACGGCGGCGTCGCAAATATCGGGCTAAAAAACGGCGAGCTGGCGTTTAAATTTGAAGCTTTAAAATAA
- a CDS encoding ATP-dependent Clp protease adaptor ClpS: MPAKTATEREHGIDVKEKPEFPRKFKVILLNDDVTSMDFVVSVLVEIFHHTAQSAATVMLKIHNEGSGVAGVYTKEIAQTKQNQTLKAAAAAGYPLKAVVEEE, encoded by the coding sequence ATGCCCGCTAAAACCGCCACCGAGCGGGAGCACGGCATAGACGTAAAGGAAAAACCTGAATTTCCGCGCAAATTTAAGGTTATTTTACTAAACGACGACGTTACGAGTATGGATTTCGTCGTGAGCGTGTTGGTTGAGATTTTTCACCACACAGCCCAAAGCGCGGCAACCGTGATGTTAAAAATCCACAACGAAGGCAGCGGGGTGGCGGGCGTCTATACTAAAGAGATCGCCCAAACAAAACAAAACCAAACGCTAAAAGCCGCAGCCGCCGCGGGCTACCCGCTAAAAGCTGTCGTCGAGGAAGAATAG
- a CDS encoding TlpA family protein disulfide reductase has product MKKNIKAILAALVCAIFLAGCGEDETAKAPVKIEGYKTGEEIALKSVFGKDLTLKRVEGGFVIKGDEDKILMFDIFGTFCPPCQKEAPDLTKFQIDNLNDFTIVGLTHFENVTNEYVVENFAQKYNAFYFISNDIKTNDKLSAQILEDIKYERLESVPIKMVLKGGVYQELTDVDSGKFGVKYYLGGIHLDAMTKDFERIKNAR; this is encoded by the coding sequence ATGAAAAAAAACATAAAGGCGATTTTGGCGGCTTTGGTCTGCGCGATATTTTTAGCAGGCTGCGGCGAGGATGAGACGGCGAAAGCCCCCGTAAAAATAGAGGGCTATAAAACAGGCGAGGAGATCGCGCTAAAGAGCGTGTTTGGCAAAGATCTCACGCTAAAGCGCGTCGAGGGAGGCTTTGTGATCAAGGGCGACGAGGATAAAATTTTGATGTTTGATATATTCGGCACGTTTTGTCCGCCGTGTCAAAAAGAAGCTCCCGATCTCACCAAATTTCAGATCGACAATCTAAACGACTTTACGATCGTGGGGCTAACGCACTTTGAAAACGTCACGAACGAGTACGTCGTGGAAAATTTCGCGCAAAAATACAACGCCTTTTACTTTATCTCAAACGATATAAAGACAAACGACAAGCTTTCGGCGCAAATTTTAGAGGATATAAAATACGAGCGGCTTGAGAGCGTGCCGATAAAAATGGTGCTAAAAGGCGGCGTATATCAGGAGCTAACCGACGTAGATAGCGGGAAATTCGGCGTGAAATACTACCTAGGCGGCATCCATCTAGACGCGATGACGAAGGATTTTGAAAGAATAAAAAATGCCCGCTAA
- a CDS encoding tautomerase family protein: MPYVNIKITKEKEVVSAEQKRAIIAGVTKLLGDTLKRDASRTVVVIEEVSTDDYGFGGESITELRSKQGK, translated from the coding sequence ATGCCCTACGTAAATATAAAAATCACAAAAGAAAAAGAAGTAGTAAGCGCCGAGCAAAAGCGCGCGATAATAGCGGGCGTAACGAAACTGCTGGGCGATACGCTAAAGCGCGACGCGAGCAGAACAGTCGTCGTGATAGAGGAAGTCAGCACCGACGACTACGGATTTGGCGGCGAAAGCATAACCGAGCTAAGATCAAAACAAGGAAAATAA
- the smpB gene encoding SsrA-binding protein SmpB has protein sequence MGKDLAKNKKALFDFSIIETFEAGIVLKGSEVKALRAGRANLKDSFARVIKGELFLLNAHISHLNTTHSAFRPDERAPRKLLMHRKQIDKIFGQVTQEGLTLVVLALYLNDKNIVKARVALAKGKNLHDKRETIKRKEADKEARAAMKKYA, from the coding sequence ATGGGTAAGGATTTAGCCAAAAATAAAAAGGCGCTGTTTGACTTTAGCATCATCGAGACCTTCGAGGCGGGCATCGTGCTAAAAGGCAGCGAGGTAAAGGCTCTACGGGCGGGCCGCGCAAACCTAAAGGATAGCTTCGCGCGCGTGATAAAGGGCGAACTGTTTTTGCTAAACGCGCACATCAGCCACCTAAACACGACGCACTCGGCGTTTCGCCCGGACGAAAGGGCTCCTAGAAAGCTGCTGATGCACCGCAAGCAGATAGATAAAATTTTCGGCCAAGTCACGCAAGAGGGTCTCACGCTAGTCGTTTTAGCGCTCTATCTAAACGATAAAAACATCGTAAAGGCGCGGGTTGCGCTAGCAAAAGGTAAAAATTTGCACGATAAGCGCGAGACGATAAAACGCAAAGAAGCCGACAAAGAAGCGCGCGCGGCGATGAAAAAATACGCTTAA
- a CDS encoding 4-(cytidine 5'-diphospho)-2-C-methyl-D-erythritol kinase: protein MKSYSKINSFLKIVGTRGNYHEIVSRFILRREIYDEIFFEKSSGFALECDNENIENNIVLKAKFELEKAGFKNELNEFFASHKIVIKKQIPLGAGLGGGSSNAATFLKMANEELNLKLTRENLMKIGANIGADVAFFASDFNAANVGGIGEIISDFDDEVPEVEILTPSVFCSTPAVYGEFRANFMDSIDVNLAAKMREMATAQLLERYENRKLNDLFAPCFKIYPQMDKFKDFFLSGSGASVFFLK from the coding sequence ATGAAAAGCTACTCGAAAATCAACTCCTTTTTAAAGATCGTCGGCACTCGCGGCAACTACCACGAGATCGTCTCTCGCTTTATTTTAAGGCGCGAAATTTACGATGAAATTTTCTTTGAAAAATCTAGCGGCTTCGCACTTGAGTGCGATAACGAAAATATCGAAAATAATATCGTTTTAAAGGCCAAATTTGAGCTAGAAAAAGCGGGCTTTAAAAACGAGCTAAATGAGTTTTTCGCCTCGCATAAAATCGTGATAAAAAAGCAAATCCCTTTAGGCGCGGGTCTAGGCGGAGGCAGCTCAAACGCGGCTACGTTTTTAAAGATGGCGAACGAGGAGTTAAATTTAAAACTAACTCGCGAAAATTTGATGAAAATAGGCGCAAATATCGGCGCGGACGTGGCATTTTTCGCTAGCGATTTCAATGCGGCAAACGTCGGCGGTATCGGCGAGATAATAAGCGATTTTGACGACGAAGTGCCAGAGGTAGAAATTTTAACGCCGAGCGTATTTTGCTCGACGCCTGCGGTTTACGGCGAATTTAGGGCAAATTTTATGGATAGCATCGACGTAAATCTAGCGGCAAAAATGCGCGAGATGGCGACGGCGCAGCTACTGGAGCGGTACGAAAATCGCAAGCTAAACGATCTTTTTGCGCCGTGCTTTAAAATTTATCCGCAGATGGATAAATTTAAAGATTTTTTCCTAAGCGGTAGCGGCGCGAGCGTGTTTTTCTTAAAATAA
- the csrA gene encoding carbon storage regulator CsrA: MLILARKEDESIMLGNDIKITVVGISKGGVKIGIDAPKNMMILRSELVEDVAAENKQALNGAGEASLKELSDKIVK; encoded by the coding sequence ATGCTAATACTCGCAAGAAAAGAAGACGAAAGCATAATGCTGGGAAACGATATCAAAATCACGGTCGTAGGCATCTCAAAAGGCGGCGTAAAAATCGGCATCGACGCGCCTAAAAATATGATGATCCTGCGCTCTGAGCTAGTAGAAGACGTAGCGGCGGAAAACAAACAGGCCCTAAACGGCGCGGGCGAAGCGAGCCTAAAAGAGCTGAGCGATAAAATCGTAAAATAA
- the truB gene encoding tRNA pseudouridine(55) synthase TruB, with protein sequence MNALFVANKPAGISSNHFLSRLKRKYGVKKAGFSGTLDPFASGCLIVALGNHTRLFNYIDKTPKIYEATMWLGAVSASLDNENIEEITLCPPLNLADIKAALSELKGEIAYVPPKFSAKHVGGKRAYELARAGEEFELKSQTMSVFDVNLTAYMHPFLSFRISVSEGSYVRSYAQILAEKLGARATLSALKRVSEGKFVYENERFLNPLDFISLPRNKYLGDPADVMLGKKLSVEKLKFGAEGLYLINFDDFFSIIEIKDETVTYKLNKVEKC encoded by the coding sequence ATGAACGCGCTTTTTGTCGCAAATAAGCCAGCAGGCATAAGCTCAAATCATTTTTTAAGCAGGCTAAAGCGCAAATACGGCGTCAAAAAAGCTGGCTTTTCGGGCACGCTTGATCCCTTTGCCAGCGGCTGCCTGATCGTGGCTCTAGGCAATCACACGCGGCTTTTTAACTACATAGATAAAACGCCCAAAATCTACGAAGCGACTATGTGGCTAGGAGCCGTAAGCGCTAGCCTAGATAACGAAAATATCGAGGAGATCACGCTTTGTCCGCCGTTAAATTTAGCCGACATAAAAGCGGCGCTAAGCGAACTAAAAGGCGAGATCGCCTACGTACCGCCCAAATTTAGCGCCAAGCACGTGGGCGGCAAGCGTGCGTATGAACTAGCAAGAGCGGGCGAGGAGTTTGAACTAAAAAGCCAAACAATGAGCGTTTTTGACGTAAATTTGACTGCGTATATGCATCCGTTTTTGAGCTTTCGCATTAGCGTTAGCGAGGGCTCGTACGTGCGCTCGTACGCTCAAATTTTAGCCGAAAAGCTTGGCGCGAGAGCCACTCTAAGCGCGCTAAAACGCGTGAGCGAGGGTAAATTTGTTTACGAAAACGAGCGATTTTTAAATCCGCTTGATTTTATCTCATTGCCGCGAAACAAATATCTTGGCGACCCCGCAGACGTAATGCTGGGCAAAAAACTGAGCGTAGAAAAGCTAAAATTTGGCGCCGAAGGGCTATATTTAATAAACTTTGATGATTTTTTTAGTATCATTGAAATCAAAGACGAAACCGTAACATATAAACTAAATAAGGTCGAAAAATGCTAA
- a CDS encoding ATP-dependent helicase — MPDLLDELNESQREAASHTDGAMLILAGAGSGKTKTITTRLAYLISELGIPPSNTLTLTFTNKAASEMRTRALKMLGDAGKNFTPLLCTFHKFGLLFLKFYIDRLKRKNNFVIIDTDDKKRILKGFEGDIPTSVLASEISNFKNSLLSVEEVLNHGGMFANGHNFKDGYHAKLANIYKLYEEYLAANNLVDFDDLLCLSYKILDEDEALAREISHRYAYVMVDEYQDTNDLQYKLLRKLCCTHENIAVVGDDDQSIYGWRGARIENILNFKDQFKDVKVIRLEQNYRSTSQILRAANELIDHNRNRLGKELKSTKEGGEDVALMESDDETMESLKVAKRIKKLLDSGAQASDIAILYRINALSRSLEEGLTKEKIPYKMVGGVKFYERAEVKDVISYLRLVANENDDFSLKRVINRPKRGLGKVSLAKIEKIAFEHKFSLFEAISSLDENDKDLSKKIVSSLGEFAANLRELKECDSPYELVDKLEAKFGIKKYYESLPDGSERVANIDEFYATIKDQIKQNPSFSIEEFLNEIALQSEQDNIGGEAISIMSIHASKGLEFEHLFVIGLEEGFFPLLGEGSDIEEERRLAYVAITRAKKTLTLSFVNSRFYKGQRTRLEKSRFLSEAGVCSGSLIIQTQTQTAGEYKKGDLVKHKIFGIGRVTAVTKIKKELKLTINFGGISREIMSSFVEKAV, encoded by the coding sequence ATGCCCGATTTACTAGACGAACTAAACGAAAGCCAGCGCGAGGCCGCCTCGCATACGGACGGAGCGATGCTGATTTTAGCCGGGGCCGGCAGCGGTAAAACCAAAACCATCACCACTCGCCTAGCCTATCTCATAAGCGAGCTAGGTATCCCGCCTTCAAATACCCTAACGCTAACCTTCACCAACAAAGCCGCAAGTGAAATGCGAACCCGTGCGCTAAAAATGCTAGGCGACGCAGGTAAAAATTTCACTCCGCTACTTTGCACTTTCCACAAATTCGGGCTTTTGTTTTTAAAATTTTACATCGACCGTCTAAAGCGCAAAAACAACTTCGTTATCATCGACACGGACGATAAAAAGCGGATTTTAAAAGGCTTTGAGGGCGATATTCCAACCTCGGTGCTAGCTAGCGAGATCTCAAATTTTAAAAACTCGCTTCTAAGCGTAGAAGAGGTGCTAAATCACGGCGGTATGTTTGCAAACGGGCATAATTTCAAAGACGGCTACCACGCAAAGCTAGCGAACATCTACAAACTCTACGAAGAGTATCTAGCCGCAAATAACCTCGTGGATTTTGACGACCTGCTTTGCCTTAGCTATAAAATTTTAGACGAGGATGAAGCTCTAGCGCGCGAGATCTCGCACAGGTACGCCTACGTTATGGTGGACGAATATCAAGACACCAACGACTTACAGTATAAGCTCCTGCGCAAACTCTGCTGCACGCACGAAAATATCGCTGTCGTGGGCGATGATGATCAGAGTATCTACGGCTGGCGCGGCGCAAGAATCGAAAATATATTAAATTTTAAAGACCAGTTTAAAGACGTCAAGGTCATAAGGCTAGAGCAAAACTACCGCTCGACGAGTCAAATTTTACGCGCGGCAAACGAGCTCATCGACCATAACAGAAACCGCCTAGGTAAAGAGCTAAAAAGCACCAAAGAAGGCGGCGAGGACGTCGCGCTAATGGAATCAGACGACGAAACGATGGAGAGTCTAAAGGTAGCCAAACGCATCAAAAAGCTGCTTGATAGCGGCGCGCAGGCTAGCGATATCGCGATCTTGTACCGCATAAACGCCCTCTCCCGCTCGCTCGAAGAAGGCCTAACCAAAGAAAAAATCCCGTATAAAATGGTCGGCGGAGTTAAATTCTACGAGCGCGCCGAGGTCAAAGACGTCATCAGCTACCTAAGACTGGTCGCAAACGAGAACGACGACTTCTCGCTAAAGCGCGTCATTAACCGTCCAAAGCGCGGTCTTGGCAAGGTAAGCCTCGCAAAGATCGAAAAGATTGCCTTCGAGCATAAATTTTCGCTATTTGAAGCGATATCTAGCCTGGACGAAAACGACAAGGATCTAAGCAAAAAGATCGTCTCAAGCCTGGGCGAATTTGCGGCAAATTTAAGAGAGCTAAAAGAGTGCGACTCGCCGTACGAGCTAGTGGATAAACTAGAAGCGAAATTCGGCATCAAAAAATACTACGAGAGCCTACCCGACGGCTCCGAGCGCGTGGCGAACATTGACGAGTTTTACGCTACGATCAAGGATCAAATCAAGCAAAATCCAAGCTTTTCTATCGAGGAGTTTTTAAACGAGATCGCGCTACAAAGCGAGCAGGATAACATCGGCGGCGAGGCGATCTCGATCATGAGTATCCACGCGAGCAAAGGGCTTGAGTTTGAGCATCTTTTCGTGATCGGGCTTGAAGAGGGATTTTTCCCGCTTCTAGGAGAGGGTAGCGACATCGAGGAGGAGCGACGCCTAGCCTACGTCGCCATCACCCGTGCCAAAAAAACCCTGACGCTAAGCTTTGTAAATTCGCGCTTTTATAAGGGCCAGCGAACGAGGCTGGAAAAGAGCAGATTTTTAAGCGAAGCAGGCGTTTGCAGCGGCAGCCTCATCATCCAAACGCAAACTCAAACCGCAGGCGAATACAAAAAAGGTGACCTCGTCAAGCACAAAATTTTCGGTATCGGGCGCGTGACGGCGGTAACAAAGATTAAAAAAGAGCTAAAGCTAACGATAAATTTCGGCGGAATCAGCCGCGAGATAATGTCTAGCTTCGTCGAAAAAGCGGTGTAA
- a CDS encoding LysR family transcriptional regulator: MINDFSKFYTFMEIVKERSFSKASRALGISQPAVTLQMKKLEEMLQTTLIMRKKNGIVLTHEGEKFYKLCTQFESAMFRFKDELARIKTDKVPLVIATTQLIAEAVISILLDKISQSVGSELDIRIKEQNELINYLKDRRSDIAIILEQSLDSSLLVKKLFDYELILVSNKKIAESVKPEELIKFKFIKDRTRTYLDDILHKHGVDAHALDVAYSLDGSIMVCRALASNHADTYVAFLPRFLIENELKNGRLFEINISKFKLTRSVYAAALKENEEALHKFLKIKTSFNF, encoded by the coding sequence ATGATCAATGATTTTAGTAAATTTTATACCTTTATGGAGATAGTGAAAGAAAGAAGCTTCTCAAAAGCCTCAAGGGCGCTGGGCATCTCGCAGCCAGCAGTTACTCTCCAGATGAAAAAGCTCGAGGAGATGCTACAAACCACGCTAATAATGCGTAAGAAAAACGGCATCGTCCTAACTCACGAGGGCGAGAAATTTTATAAACTCTGTACTCAGTTTGAGAGCGCGATGTTTCGCTTTAAAGACGAGCTGGCGCGCATAAAAACCGATAAAGTGCCGCTAGTCATCGCTACCACGCAGCTCATCGCTGAGGCGGTCATCTCTATACTGCTGGATAAAATCTCGCAAAGCGTAGGCAGCGAGCTAGATATCAGGATAAAAGAGCAAAACGAGCTCATAAACTACCTAAAAGACCGCCGCAGCGACATCGCTATTATCCTTGAGCAATCGCTTGATAGCAGCTTGCTCGTTAAAAAACTATTCGACTACGAGCTGATTTTGGTCTCTAATAAAAAAATCGCCGAAAGCGTGAAGCCAGAGGAGCTTATTAAGTTTAAATTTATCAAAGATAGGACGCGAACTTATCTGGATGATATCTTGCATAAGCACGGCGTGGACGCACATGCGCTTGACGTGGCGTATTCGCTAGACGGCTCGATAATGGTCTGCCGCGCGTTGGCGTCAAACCATGCCGATACGTACGTGGCGTTTTTACCGAGATTTTTGATCGAAAACGAGCTAAAAAACGGCAGGTTGTTTGAGATAAACATCTCTAAATTTAAGCTCACTCGCTCGGTTTATGCCGCCGCGTTAAAAGAAAACGAGGAAGCGTTGCATAAATTTTTAAAGATTAAGACTAGTTTTAATTTTTAA